Proteins from a genomic interval of Lolium perenne isolate Kyuss_39 chromosome 1, Kyuss_2.0, whole genome shotgun sequence:
- the LOC127346862 gene encoding hydrophobic protein LTI6B, producing MGTATCIDIIIAIILPPLGVFLKFGCGHEFWICLLLTLLGYLPGILYAIYAITK from the exons ATGGGCACGGCCACCTGCATCGAcatcatcatcgccatcatccTCCCGCCCCTCGGCGTCTTCCTCAAGTTCGGTTGCGGG CATGAGTTCTGGATCTGCCTCTTGCTCACCTTACTCGGGTACCTCCCCGGCATCCTCTATGCCATCTACGCCATCACCAAGTAG
- the LOC127346872 gene encoding chromatin structure-remodeling complex protein BSH, giving the protein MKTVSMGAPRSSTVKFRMPTRDNLVPIRVDVEVDGQRYRDAFTWNPRDPDSEIMSFAKRTAKDLKLPTSFVPQMFHSIQGQLADFRSYEGQDMQVKEKIVPLKIDLRVNNTIVRDQFLWDIGNLESDPEEFARTLCDDLNITDPEVGPAIAVSIREQLYEIASQSVSAMREAKMSKKRRAPEFASNSKAMNNAVDMFKYFGSKGSVIRKRKEWYLYAPVVDVISNEKTVVVAKDEAKL; this is encoded by the exons ATGAAGACGGTGAGCATGGGCGCCCCCAGGTCCTCCACCGTCAAGTTCCGCAT GCCGACGAGGGACAACCTGGTGCCGATACGCGTCGACGTCGAGGTGGACGGCCAGCGCTACCGGGACGCCTTCACCTGGAACCCTCGCG ATCCCGACTCAGAGATCATGAGCTTCGCCAAGAGGACGGCCAAGGACCTGAAGCTGCCGACCAGCTTCGTCCCCCAGATGTTCCACTCCATCCAG GGGCAATTGGCCGACTTTCGTTCCTACGAGGGGCAGGATATGCAGGTCAAAGAGAAGATTGTGCCCCTCAAG ATTGACCTCCGGGTGAACAACACTATAGTGAGAGACCAGTTCTTGTGG GATATAGGCAACCTTGAAAGCGATCCTGAGGAATTTGCAAGGACCTTATGTGATGATTTGAACATTACAGATCCTGAAGTTGGG CCTGCTATAGCTGTTTCCATCCGCGAGCAGCTTTATGAG ATTGCTAGTCAGAGTGTTTCAGCTATGAGAGAAGCTAAAATGTCAAAGAAGAGGCGAGCACCAGAATTTGCTTCAAATAG TAAAGCCATGAATAACGCAGTGGACATGTTCAAGTATTTTGGAAGCAAAGGGAGCGTCATCCG GAAAAGGAAGGAGTGGTACCTGTATGCACCTGTTGTTGATGTAATTTCTAACGAGAAAACTGTAGTTGTTGCAAAGGATGAAGCTAAGCTCTAG